One Vicinamibacterales bacterium genomic region harbors:
- a CDS encoding thiamine pyrophosphate-dependent enzyme — translation MRRADALAAIYPQLADVVVVTIMGAVAAELQAIGHRPNFFYLQHAMGLASSMGLGIALARPDRQVVVFDGDGSILMNLGGLTTLARYRPSNLLHVVFDNESLLSVGGFPTATATGSDIAAMAAGAGVPRTATVRTLEEFGAAFTAALGAGELTTLVAKVEAVGPAAFVTDLALLENRFEFHRWLRQH, via the coding sequence ATGAGACGAGCCGACGCACTCGCCGCCATCTATCCCCAGCTCGCCGACGTCGTCGTCGTGACGATCATGGGAGCGGTCGCCGCCGAATTGCAGGCGATTGGCCATCGTCCGAACTTCTTCTATCTGCAGCACGCGATGGGACTGGCGTCCTCGATGGGACTGGGCATCGCGCTCGCGCGGCCCGACCGGCAGGTCGTGGTGTTCGACGGCGACGGCTCGATCCTCATGAACCTGGGCGGCCTGACGACGCTCGCGCGGTATCGGCCGAGCAATTTGCTGCACGTGGTGTTCGACAACGAGAGCCTGCTGTCGGTCGGCGGGTTTCCCACGGCGACGGCCACAGGTAGCGACATCGCCGCGATGGCGGCTGGCGCCGGCGTGCCGCGCACCGCCACCGTGCGAACGCTCGAGGAGTTCGGCGCCGCGTTCACGGCCGCCTTGGGGGCGGGCGAGCTCACGACGCTGGTGGCCAAGGTCGAGGCCGTCGGCCCCGCGGCATTCGTCACGGACCTGGCATTGCTGGAAAATCGCTTCGAGTTTCACAGATGGCTGCGACAACACTGA
- a CDS encoding thiamine pyrophosphate-binding protein — protein sequence MPVSVANSQVVYDALKEVGIRLVSALPETWLVHLIRLADDDPEMMLVRLAKEEEGVGVSAGAHLAGVKSAMLMQNHGFLASINGIVSCAQLYRIPLLMLISYRGEFGERDPWQTEGGGVTEDLLRALRIPFAYLDSPDHVARRIRKAQTLAASANRPVALLLCRDLMFEE from the coding sequence GTGCCGGTCTCGGTCGCCAACTCGCAGGTCGTCTACGACGCCCTCAAGGAGGTTGGGATCCGGCTCGTCTCGGCGCTGCCCGAAACCTGGCTAGTTCACCTGATTCGGCTCGCCGACGACGATCCCGAGATGATGCTGGTGCGGCTCGCCAAGGAAGAGGAAGGCGTCGGCGTCTCGGCCGGCGCGCACCTGGCTGGCGTGAAGTCGGCGATGTTGATGCAGAACCACGGCTTTCTCGCGTCGATCAACGGCATCGTGTCGTGCGCGCAGCTCTATCGGATTCCACTGCTGATGTTGATCAGCTACCGCGGCGAGTTCGGTGAACGGGATCCATGGCAGACCGAAGGGGGCGGCGTCACCGAGGACTTGTTGCGCGCGCTGCGCATCCCCTTCGCGTATCTCGACAGCCCCGACCACGTCGCCCGGCGGATCCGCAAGGCGCAGACGCTCGCCGCCTCCGCCAACCGCCCCGTCGCGCTGCTGCTGTGCCGTGACCTGATGTTCGAAGAATGA
- a CDS encoding response regulator produces the protein MAALVLIVDDNVDAREMYALYLEHAGFRAAEAGDGETAIMMARRDRPAVILMDATMPRLDGWEAARQLKADRETRSIPLIMLTAHAFVEHRERAAQVGADAFLAKPVLPDALAQEIRRVLAQS, from the coding sequence GTGGCTGCCCTTGTCCTCATCGTCGACGACAACGTCGATGCCCGGGAGATGTATGCCCTCTATCTGGAGCATGCCGGTTTCCGCGCCGCCGAGGCCGGGGACGGTGAAACGGCGATCATGATGGCCCGGCGCGATCGGCCAGCCGTGATCCTGATGGACGCGACCATGCCGCGTCTCGACGGCTGGGAGGCGGCGCGGCAGCTGAAGGCGGACCGCGAGACCCGCAGCATCCCGCTCATCATGCTGACCGCCCACGCCTTCGTCGAGCACCGCGAGCGCGCCGCCCAGGTCGGCGCCGACGCCTTTCTCGCCAAGCCGGTGCTGCCAGACGCGCTTGCCCAGGAAATCCGCAGGGTCCTCGCCCAATCCTGA
- a CDS encoding ABC transporter ATP-binding protein → MTSSTDLPPALSSMWRLCRLGYRHEPRLMLASFALAQLAGVPGAIVALWLLLFGKGIEQHRPGLVLWAAAGMAVTAATTWLIGIYSTRVQRRFRDKVGIALEAHVASLQASIVTIAHQERPEHLDRLAMLRDQVFVLEHMYMSLFSTCAWILGLGVTIVLLASVHLALALLGVLAIPAVLASTWRPAVERVAQERAAQPTRLARHLFTVATTAAPGKDVRVTGIGERLIAARREAWMRGFAPVAAARWASAGWHAAAWSVFAAGYVGAVVFVALGLRAPVGSVLLVLAAGSALSRFVSGTVGELGFLRGFWVYGARRLAWLEDYAASVAAAAHASPPPALKHGINFDRVSFAYPGTSKQVLDDVTVSFPAGSVVAIVGENGAGKTTMVKLLAKMYEPTSGAIVVDGVALARIRAEEWRGRLAGAFQDFFRFEFAARRAVGLGDVARLDDDRAVTNAVRRAGADDVLARLPSGLATQLGPTWPAGVELSFGQWQKLALARGFMRDTPLVVVLDEPTAALDAETEHALFERYAEAARASRADGRITILVSHRFSTVRMADLIVVLDGARVAETGTHDALMATGGPYAQLYEIQAAAYR, encoded by the coding sequence ATGACGTCCTCGACTGACCTCCCGCCGGCCCTGTCGTCGATGTGGCGGCTCTGCCGCCTCGGCTACCGGCACGAGCCGCGGCTGATGCTCGCGTCGTTCGCACTCGCGCAGCTCGCGGGGGTGCCGGGCGCGATCGTCGCGCTCTGGCTGCTCCTCTTCGGCAAGGGAATCGAGCAGCACCGTCCGGGGCTCGTGCTCTGGGCGGCCGCCGGCATGGCCGTGACCGCGGCGACGACGTGGCTGATCGGCATCTACAGCACGCGCGTGCAGCGCCGTTTCCGCGACAAGGTCGGGATCGCGCTCGAAGCGCACGTCGCGTCGCTGCAGGCGTCCATCGTCACCATTGCGCACCAGGAGCGGCCGGAGCACCTCGACCGCCTTGCGATGCTGCGCGACCAGGTGTTCGTGCTCGAGCACATGTACATGTCGCTCTTCTCGACCTGCGCATGGATCCTCGGGCTCGGCGTCACGATCGTGCTGCTTGCGTCGGTCCATCTGGCGCTCGCTCTGCTCGGTGTGCTGGCGATCCCGGCGGTGCTGGCGTCGACATGGCGTCCGGCCGTCGAGCGCGTCGCGCAGGAACGCGCCGCGCAGCCCACCCGCCTGGCCCGGCATCTGTTCACGGTCGCGACGACGGCGGCGCCGGGCAAGGATGTCCGGGTGACCGGTATCGGCGAGCGTCTGATCGCGGCGCGGCGCGAGGCCTGGATGCGGGGTTTTGCGCCGGTCGCGGCGGCCCGATGGGCGTCGGCAGGGTGGCACGCCGCTGCCTGGTCGGTCTTCGCGGCCGGCTACGTGGGCGCAGTGGTGTTCGTCGCGCTCGGCCTGCGCGCGCCGGTCGGATCGGTGCTGCTCGTACTCGCGGCCGGCTCGGCCCTGTCCCGTTTCGTCAGCGGCACGGTGGGCGAGCTCGGGTTCCTGCGCGGCTTCTGGGTGTATGGCGCCCGCCGCCTCGCCTGGCTGGAAGACTACGCCGCGTCGGTCGCCGCCGCGGCCCACGCCTCACCGCCGCCGGCGTTGAAGCACGGCATCAATTTCGATCGCGTGTCGTTCGCCTACCCGGGGACCTCGAAGCAGGTGCTCGACGACGTCACGGTGTCGTTCCCGGCCGGATCGGTCGTGGCGATCGTCGGAGAGAACGGGGCCGGCAAGACAACGATGGTGAAGCTGCTGGCGAAGATGTACGAGCCGACGTCGGGGGCGATCGTTGTCGACGGCGTCGCGCTCGCGCGGATTCGCGCCGAGGAGTGGCGCGGCCGGCTGGCCGGCGCCTTTCAGGATTTTTTCCGTTTCGAATTCGCCGCGCGGCGCGCGGTCGGTCTGGGGGACGTCGCGCGGCTCGACGACGATCGGGCGGTGACCAATGCCGTGCGGCGCGCCGGCGCGGACGACGTCCTGGCGCGACTGCCGTCGGGTCTGGCCACGCAGCTCGGGCCGACCTGGCCGGCCGGAGTCGAGCTCTCGTTCGGCCAGTGGCAGAAGCTGGCGCTGGCGCGCGGCTTCATGCGCGACACGCCGCTCGTCGTCGTGCTCGACGAGCCGACCGCGGCGCTCGACGCCGAGACCGAGCACGCGCTGTTCGAGCGCTACGCGGAGGCGGCCCGCGCCAGCCGCGCCGACGGTCGGATCACGATTCTCGTGTCGCACCGCTTCTCGACGGTGCGGATGGCCGATCTGATCGTCGTGCTGGACGGCGCCCGCGTCGCCGAGACCGGCACCCACGATGCGCTGATGGCGACGGGTGGTCCCTACGCGCAGCTCTACGAAATCCAGGCGGCTGCCTACCGCTGA
- a CDS encoding ABC transporter ATP-binding protein, whose translation MTDRDEWRFFAALSTAAPLLAAAWWAVLVLRGLLGAAFGLAMGLLVGAVTHGTPLSVPLAITGAVFVLLQVLPPVQQAISANLGDRTASWLYDRLTLACVGPPGVRHLEDPGLMSDLTVARDFDLGLTGPPLNIDVEFIAGGLLGLIGGIACAVVLFAFNWWTPLLLGAAWGSTHWLLRESGVWRDRNTPEVRAAQREAEYAYRLAVDPPSAKELRLFALAPWTIDRFTAARTVLHRLQYEATRLRERPMLVTVLVVCAANLIVFWAMAQAAIDGSLSLARLVAFSQVAVGVSQIAFGGLSWALDGAAAPVAAVRRLESVMASTGALAAGTRPAAGRPAHEIRFRGVSFAYPVAAGSTDPAYQVLDGFDLTIPSGQSLAIVGSNGAGKTTLAKLLCRLYDPQQGTIEVDGVDVRELSLDAWRARVTAVFQDFTRFEWPLGDNVAPAGAPVAAIETALQQAGAAGLAPLGTILSRGYDGGIDLSGGQWQRVALARALCAIHEGAGLVLLDEPTAQLDVRGEKEIFERILKATRGRTTVLISHRFSTVRLADRICVLEGGRVVELGTHDELMALGGRYRTMFDLQAQRFAAPGEEGKAYDVLD comes from the coding sequence GTGACCGATCGGGACGAGTGGCGATTCTTCGCCGCGCTGAGCACGGCCGCACCGCTGCTGGCGGCGGCCTGGTGGGCGGTGCTCGTGCTGCGCGGACTGCTCGGCGCGGCGTTCGGCCTGGCGATGGGGCTGCTCGTCGGCGCCGTCACGCACGGCACACCGCTGTCGGTACCGCTCGCGATAACCGGCGCGGTCTTCGTGCTGCTGCAGGTCCTGCCGCCCGTTCAACAGGCGATCAGCGCCAATCTGGGCGATCGGACAGCCTCGTGGCTGTACGACCGGCTGACGCTGGCGTGCGTCGGCCCGCCGGGCGTCCGGCACCTCGAGGACCCGGGCCTGATGTCGGATCTCACGGTGGCGCGCGACTTCGACCTGGGGTTGACGGGACCGCCGCTCAACATCGACGTCGAATTCATCGCGGGCGGTCTGCTGGGCCTGATTGGCGGCATTGCCTGCGCGGTGGTGCTGTTTGCGTTCAACTGGTGGACGCCGCTCCTGCTCGGCGCGGCCTGGGGCAGCACGCATTGGCTGCTTCGCGAGAGCGGCGTCTGGCGGGATCGAAATACGCCGGAGGTACGCGCCGCACAGCGCGAGGCCGAGTACGCGTATCGCCTCGCGGTGGATCCGCCGTCGGCCAAGGAGCTGCGGCTGTTCGCGCTCGCGCCCTGGACGATCGATCGTTTCACCGCCGCCCGCACCGTGCTGCACCGGCTGCAATACGAAGCCACCCGTCTGCGCGAGAGGCCGATGCTGGTGACGGTACTGGTCGTCTGCGCCGCGAACCTCATCGTCTTCTGGGCGATGGCCCAGGCCGCGATCGACGGCTCGCTCAGCCTGGCGCGGCTCGTCGCGTTCTCGCAGGTCGCAGTCGGCGTATCGCAGATTGCATTCGGCGGCTTGAGCTGGGCGCTCGACGGCGCGGCCGCGCCGGTGGCTGCGGTCCGACGACTCGAGTCAGTGATGGCGTCCACAGGCGCGCTTGCCGCTGGCACGCGTCCGGCGGCCGGCCGTCCCGCGCACGAGATTCGCTTCCGCGGCGTGTCGTTCGCGTATCCAGTCGCCGCCGGGTCCACAGACCCTGCCTACCAGGTGCTCGACGGCTTCGACCTGACGATTCCCTCCGGGCAGTCGCTCGCCATCGTCGGCAGCAACGGCGCCGGCAAGACGACGCTCGCGAAGCTGCTCTGCCGGTTGTACGACCCGCAGCAAGGGACGATCGAGGTCGACGGCGTCGACGTCCGGGAACTGTCGCTCGACGCCTGGCGCGCCCGCGTCACGGCGGTCTTCCAGGACTTCACGCGCTTCGAATGGCCGCTCGGCGACAACGTGGCGCCAGCCGGAGCGCCCGTCGCCGCGATCGAAACCGCGTTGCAGCAGGCGGGAGCGGCCGGGCTGGCGCCGCTCGGCACGATTCTCTCGCGCGGCTATGACGGCGGCATCGACCTCTCCGGCGGCCAATGGCAGCGTGTCGCGCTCGCCCGAGCGCTGTGCGCCATCCACGAGGGCGCCGGCCTCGTGCTGCTCGACGAGCCGACGGCGCAGCTCGACGTTCGCGGCGAGAAAGAGATCTTCGAGCGGATCCTGAAGGCGACGCGCGGCCGGACGACGGTGCTCATCTCGCACCGTTTTTCGACAGTGCGGCTCGCCGATCGTATTTGCGTCCTCGAGGGCGGACGGGTGGTCGAGCTCGGCACGCACGACGAGTTGATGGCGCTCGGCGGACGCTACCGCACGATGTTCGATCTGCAGGCGCAGCGGTTCGCGGCGCCCGGGGAGGAGGGGAAGGCGTATGACGTCCTCGACTGA
- a CDS encoding TIM-barrel domain-containing protein: MLQFAAGAIALAAGFSQGAARTDGVERVADGIRLRTAAGVVTLHVETEAIVRVTFAKRPDFRADDMVVVGPKGAAPVWKTASSASTVTLTTARLRVTIARADGAVAFADASGHPILAEAADGHRLTAAEVQGEQTFHVQQVWKANDDESIYGLGQRQEGKLDIKGYDLDLWQRNTVVELPMFVSSRGYGILWDNTAPSKFGDIAPFEALPATADRVTAPVTGDYQFQTYSNGETKVWLDGVLRIDHYKQNWATEYDQFKVHLEAGRTYPLKVTNTGGTTLELRWKKPVAQATSMWSEVGDGVDYYFIYGPEIDQVIAGYRALTGQASMLPAWAFGFWQSKNKYNTQDEILKTVAEFRRRRIPMDTIVQDWQYWPIDRWGDHEFEASRYPDPDAMIKGIHDAHAHFMISVWGKFYPTTRNYKAMDAIHALYPTTATDHVKDWLNREYSFYDTFNAPARALFWDQVNRALFRRGVDAWWMDATEPDLVQPSPPTLESTRRFIDRTAVGTASRVMSAYPLMNSKAVYDGQRSTAPDQRVFILTRSGFAGIQRYATVTWSGDITSTFQTLRKQITAGLGFSIAGDPYWTTDTGGYTMDRRFAQAKDGDALDEWRELNARWFQYSTFSPILRVHGTDRPREMWNLGDESTDVYKTELAFDKLRYALFPYIYSVAGAVTQDGATLMRPLVMDFRADTRARDVTDEYMFGPAFLVNPVTEYKARTRPVYLPAGTAWYDFWTGTRTAGGQAITADAPVSRLPLYVRAGSIVPFGPDQQYIGEAPDAPITLHVYAGADGRFSLYEDDGKSYGYERGEFARIPIAWNDATRTLTIGARTGSYPGMPATRTFTVVLVTPQSAVGYGAGGTNPIAYTGAAVSTRVR; this comes from the coding sequence ATGTTGCAATTCGCTGCGGGTGCGATCGCGTTGGCGGCGGGGTTCTCCCAGGGGGCGGCGCGAACGGACGGCGTCGAGCGGGTCGCGGACGGAATCCGGCTGCGCACCGCCGCCGGCGTGGTGACGCTGCACGTCGAGACGGAGGCGATCGTCCGCGTCACGTTTGCCAAAAGGCCTGACTTCCGCGCCGACGACATGGTCGTCGTCGGACCGAAGGGCGCCGCGCCGGTGTGGAAGACCGCGTCGAGCGCCTCGACCGTCACGTTGACGACGGCCAGGCTGCGCGTGACGATCGCCCGCGCTGATGGCGCGGTCGCCTTCGCCGATGCCTCCGGACACCCGATCCTCGCGGAGGCGGCAGATGGTCATCGGCTGACCGCCGCGGAGGTGCAAGGCGAACAGACCTTCCACGTACAACAGGTGTGGAAGGCGAATGACGACGAGTCGATCTACGGCCTCGGCCAGCGCCAGGAAGGCAAGCTCGACATCAAGGGGTACGACCTGGACCTTTGGCAGCGCAACACCGTCGTTGAGCTGCCGATGTTCGTGTCGAGCCGCGGCTACGGCATACTCTGGGACAACACCGCGCCGTCGAAGTTCGGCGACATCGCGCCGTTCGAGGCGCTGCCGGCGACGGCCGACCGCGTCACCGCGCCGGTCACCGGCGACTACCAGTTCCAGACGTACTCGAACGGCGAGACGAAGGTCTGGCTCGACGGCGTACTGCGCATCGATCACTACAAGCAGAACTGGGCGACCGAATACGACCAGTTCAAGGTGCACCTCGAAGCTGGCAGGACCTACCCGCTCAAGGTGACGAATACCGGCGGCACGACGCTCGAGCTGCGCTGGAAGAAGCCGGTGGCCCAGGCGACGTCGATGTGGTCGGAGGTCGGCGACGGCGTCGACTACTACTTCATCTACGGTCCGGAGATCGATCAGGTGATCGCCGGCTACCGCGCGCTGACCGGTCAGGCGTCGATGCTCCCGGCCTGGGCCTTCGGCTTCTGGCAGTCGAAGAACAAGTACAACACGCAGGACGAGATCCTGAAGACAGTGGCGGAATTTCGCCGCCGCCGGATTCCGATGGACACCATCGTGCAGGACTGGCAGTACTGGCCGATCGATCGGTGGGGCGATCACGAGTTCGAAGCGTCGCGCTATCCGGATCCGGACGCGATGATCAAGGGGATCCACGACGCGCACGCGCACTTCATGATCTCGGTCTGGGGGAAGTTCTATCCGACGACCCGCAACTACAAGGCGATGGACGCGATCCATGCCCTCTATCCGACGACCGCGACGGATCACGTCAAGGACTGGCTGAACCGGGAATACTCGTTCTATGACACCTTCAACGCGCCGGCGCGCGCGCTGTTCTGGGACCAGGTGAACCGCGCGCTCTTCCGTCGCGGCGTCGACGCGTGGTGGATGGACGCGACCGAGCCCGATCTCGTGCAGCCGTCGCCGCCGACGCTCGAGTCGACGCGGCGCTTCATCGATCGCACCGCGGTCGGCACCGCATCGCGCGTGATGAGCGCGTATCCGCTGATGAACAGCAAGGCGGTATACGACGGCCAGCGCAGCACGGCGCCCGACCAGCGGGTCTTCATCTTGACGCGCTCGGGCTTTGCCGGCATCCAGCGCTACGCGACGGTCACGTGGTCCGGCGACATCACGTCGACGTTCCAGACGCTGCGCAAGCAGATCACCGCGGGGCTCGGCTTTTCGATCGCCGGCGACCCGTACTGGACCACCGACACCGGCGGCTACACGATGGACCGCCGGTTCGCGCAGGCGAAGGACGGCGACGCGCTCGACGAGTGGCGCGAGTTGAACGCGCGCTGGTTCCAGTACTCGACCTTCTCGCCGATCCTGCGCGTGCACGGGACCGATCGGCCCCGCGAGATGTGGAACCTCGGCGACGAGTCGACGGACGTCTACAAAACCGAACTGGCGTTCGACAAGCTGCGCTACGCGCTCTTTCCCTACATCTATTCCGTTGCCGGCGCCGTGACGCAGGACGGGGCCACGCTCATGCGGCCGCTGGTGATGGACTTCCGCGCCGATACCAGGGCGCGCGACGTCACCGACGAATACATGTTCGGGCCAGCGTTTCTCGTCAACCCCGTCACCGAGTACAAGGCGCGCACGCGCCCGGTTTACCTGCCGGCCGGCACGGCCTGGTACGACTTCTGGACTGGCACGCGCACGGCCGGCGGCCAGGCGATCACCGCCGACGCCCCAGTCAGTCGGCTGCCGCTGTATGTTCGCGCCGGTTCGATCGTCCCGTTCGGGCCCGACCAGCAGTACATCGGCGAAGCACCAGACGCGCCGATCACGCTCCATGTCTACGCCGGCGCCGATGGCCGCTTCTCGCTCTATGAAGATGACGGGAAGTCCTACGGCTACGAGCGAGGCGAGTTCGCGCGCATCCCGATCGCGTGGAACGATGCGACGCGCACGCTGACGATCGGCGCCCGCACGGGCAGCTACCCCGGCATGCCGGCGACCCGCACGTTCACCGTCGTGCTCGTGACGCCGCAGTCGGCGGTCGGTTACGGTGCGGGAGGGACCAACCCGATTGCCTACACCGGCGCCGCCGTCAGCACGCGGGTGCGGTGA
- a CDS encoding ATP-binding protein: protein MTNAKDAFSPVPRLLAGLILTLFAVVAYSWYIAARIADLRAVQTELTDRNRRDSLQLLRIQNDLNTLGLAMRDMLDPEEHYKLTAWSAQFDRIRTDLGDALKKEADASGARRTPEQRRYLEDSVAQFFDASQRIFELAAGGREEDARAEIRLSLQARQAALATAVARLLVQNNEAEERTAQDVQNIYVAVQRRVYLFLAATLLVIAATSLYLMRANRRLFARMARLSDERRELTQQILTAREETLKEISRELHDEFGQLLTAIGTMLGRVTKQAPADSPLAADLREISEIAQTALDRTRGLAQTLHPSLLEELGLDSTVEWYLSTVERQFGVQVTYARTGTPAALDQMTTIHVYRVLQEAMNNVARHSGTRRVWVRLDNGGNGLRLEVEDHGTGVGAGGRRGLGLVTMRERAALIGGTLQVLAPEAGGTLVRLAVPQRRASTA, encoded by the coding sequence ATGACGAACGCCAAGGACGCGTTCTCGCCGGTCCCGCGGCTGTTAGCCGGGCTCATTCTGACGCTGTTCGCCGTCGTTGCCTACTCGTGGTACATCGCCGCGCGGATCGCCGACCTGCGCGCCGTGCAGACGGAGCTGACCGATCGTAACCGCCGCGACTCGCTGCAGCTGCTCCGGATCCAGAACGACCTCAACACGCTCGGCCTGGCGATGCGCGACATGCTCGATCCCGAAGAGCACTACAAGCTGACGGCATGGTCGGCTCAGTTCGATCGCATTCGCACGGATCTCGGCGACGCGCTGAAGAAGGAAGCGGACGCGTCGGGAGCGCGCCGCACGCCGGAGCAGCGTCGGTACCTGGAAGACTCGGTGGCGCAGTTCTTCGACGCCTCACAGCGGATCTTCGAGCTTGCCGCCGGCGGCCGTGAAGAGGATGCCCGCGCCGAGATCCGGCTGTCGCTGCAGGCGCGGCAGGCGGCACTCGCCACCGCCGTCGCGCGCCTGCTCGTCCAGAACAACGAAGCCGAAGAGCGGACCGCGCAGGACGTCCAGAACATCTACGTCGCGGTGCAGCGGCGCGTCTACCTGTTCCTGGCCGCGACGCTGCTCGTCATCGCGGCGACGTCGCTCTATCTCATGCGCGCCAACCGGCGGCTGTTCGCGCGCATGGCGCGGCTGTCCGACGAGCGGCGCGAGCTGACGCAGCAAATCCTCACGGCGCGCGAGGAGACCCTCAAGGAGATCTCGCGCGAGCTGCACGACGAGTTCGGCCAGCTGCTGACCGCGATCGGGACGATGCTTGGCCGCGTGACGAAGCAGGCCCCTGCCGACTCGCCGCTCGCCGCCGATCTGCGCGAGATCTCGGAGATCGCCCAGACGGCTCTCGATCGCACGCGCGGCCTGGCGCAAACGCTCCACCCCTCACTGCTCGAGGAGCTCGGCCTCGACAGCACCGTGGAATGGTATCTTTCGACAGTGGAGCGGCAGTTCGGCGTCCAGGTCACCTACGCGCGAACGGGCACGCCGGCCGCGCTCGATCAGATGACGACGATCCACGTCTACCGCGTCCTGCAGGAAGCGATGAACAACGTCGCCCGCCATTCCGGCACGCGCCGCGTTTGGGTGCGGCTCGACAACGGCGGCAACGGCCTCCGTCTCGAGGTCGAGGATCACGGCACCGGCGTCGGCGCTGGCGGCCGCCGCGGCCTCGGACTGGTGACGATGCGCGAGCGGGCCGCGCTCATCGGCGGCACGCTCCAGGTCCTGGCGCCCGAGGCGGGCGGCACGCTCGTCCGCCTCGCCGTGCCGCAGCGCCGCGCGAGCACGGCATGA
- a CDS encoding response regulator transcription factor, with amino-acid sequence MKPITVLLADDHAVVRRGFRRLLEDDPGISVVGEASDGEDAIRLAGELAPQVVVMDAAMPGTNGLVATQTIADRHPDISVLMLSMHSEQTLVRQAFAAGAKGYVLKNAIDLDLAAAVKRVAAGEKVVDPAVATPAADGKRRLTPREMEVLQLICRGLSNKEAATQLNVSANTVAVHRASIMNTVGVHNAAELVMYALQHGLISPL; translated from the coding sequence ATGAAGCCGATCACGGTCCTCCTCGCCGACGACCACGCGGTCGTCAGACGCGGCTTCCGCCGGCTGCTCGAAGACGATCCCGGCATCAGCGTGGTCGGCGAAGCGAGCGACGGCGAGGATGCCATCCGGCTCGCCGGCGAGCTGGCGCCGCAGGTGGTGGTGATGGACGCGGCGATGCCGGGCACCAACGGGCTGGTCGCCACGCAGACGATCGCCGACCGCCATCCCGACATCTCGGTGCTCATGCTGAGCATGCACTCCGAGCAGACGCTGGTGCGGCAGGCGTTTGCGGCCGGCGCGAAGGGCTACGTGCTGAAGAATGCCATCGACCTCGACCTCGCCGCCGCCGTGAAACGCGTCGCCGCCGGCGAGAAGGTGGTCGATCCGGCCGTTGCGACGCCGGCGGCCGACGGGAAGAGACGCCTGACGCCGCGCGAAATGGAAGTGCTACAGCTCATTTGCCGCGGACTCTCGAACAAGGAAGCCGCCACGCAGCTGAACGTCAGCGCCAACACCGTCGCGGTGCACCGCGCCAGCATCATGAACACCGTCGGCGTCCACAACGCCGCTGAACTCGTCATGTACGCGCTGCAGCACGGGCTGATCAGTCCGCTGTGA